The following proteins are encoded in a genomic region of Maylandia zebra isolate NMK-2024a linkage group LG1, Mzebra_GT3a, whole genome shotgun sequence:
- the LOC101476567 gene encoding solute carrier organic anion transporter family member 3A1 isoform X2: protein MALGALLSALPEFLTHQYEYEAGDSWHAEDGRDVCSNISRSENRDSGFKCGNRANTNMMYLLLIGAQVLLGIGATPVQPLGVSYIDDHVHRKDSSLYIGILFSTLVFGPACGFILGSVCTKVYVDAVFIDTSKLDITPDDPRWIGAWWGGFLLCGALLFLSALFMFGFPQALDEQDMDSGAESEQAMLPSSLSLEFQGSKPNGAIHGFDINSGLSVCQHLRVIPRVTRHLLSNPVFSCITLAACMEIAVVAGFAAFLGKYLEQQFNLTTSSANQLLGMTAIPCACLGIFLGGLLVKKLNLSALGAVRMAMLVNLVSTACYVSFLFLGCDTGPVAGVTVAYGNETLQSWQQPESACISNCNCYTASVSPVCGSNGVTYLSACFAGCTKPNLTNCACIPSNSEEAVALPGKCPSPGCQQAFLTFLCVICVCSMIGAMAQTPSVIILIRTVSPELKSYALGVLFLLLRLIGFIPPPLIFGMGIDSTCLFWSSVCGEKGACMLYDNVAYRHLYVSIAIVLKSSAFLLYTTTWQCLRKNYRKYIKNNEGYLTPTELFASNVTLDNLGKDITQNPTNRTKFIYNLEDRETCDNMESVL, encoded by the exons ATGGCGTTGGGGGCCTTGCTGTCAGCCCTGCCAGAGTTCCTGACTCATCAGTATGAGTACGAGGCCGGTGACTCGTGGCATGCCGAGGATGGCAGGGATGTCTGCTCCAACATCTCCAGGTCAGAGAACAGAGACTCTGGGTTTAAATGCGGTAATCGAGCCAACACCAACATGATGTACCTTCTGCTCATCGGAGCCCAGGTCCTGCTGGGCATCGGGGCAACACCTGTTCAGCCCTTAGGAGTGTCCTACATTGATGACCATGTCCACAGAAAAGACTCCTCACTGTATATAG GTATCCTATTTTCAACTTTAGTGTTCGGCCCAGCTTGTGGCTTCATCTTAGGATCTGTCTGTACCAAAGTTTATGTTGATGCTGTTTTCATTGATACCA GTAAGCTGGACATCACCCCAGATGACCCTCGCTGGATCGGGGCGTGGTGGGGCGGCTTCCTCCTGTGTGGTGCCTTACTCTTCCTGTCCGCCCTCTTCATGTTCGGTTTCCCCCAGGCGCTGGATGAGCAGGACATGGACAGTGGAGCTGAGAGTGAGCAGGCCATGCTGCCTTCTTCCCTGAGCCTGGAGTTCCAGGGCTCTAAACCCAATGGAGCCATTCATGGCTTTGATATAAACAGCGGACTCTCAGTCTGTCAGCATCTGAGAG TGATCCCCCGGGTTACCAGGCACCTTCTCTCCAATCCAGTGTTCAGCTGCATCACGCTGGCAGCCTGCATGGAGATCGCTGTGGTTGCTGGCTTTGCTGCCTTTCTGGGCAAATACTTAGAGCAGCAATTCAACCTTACAACATCCTCAGCTAATCAGCTGCTAG GTATGACGGCCATCCCCTGTGCCTGTCTGGGAATCTTCCTCGGGGGACTCCTGGTTAAGAAATTGAACCTGTCAGCTCTGGGTGCTGTCCGCATGGCCATGCTGGTCAACCTGGTGTCCACTGCCTGCTATGTCTCTTTTCTCTTCCTAGGCTGTGACACTGGACCTGTCGCTGGGGTCACAGTGGCCTACGGCAATGA GACGTTGCAGTCTTGGCAGCAGCCTGAGTCAGCATGCATTAGTAACTGTAACTGTTACACTGCATCGGTGAGCCCTGTCTGTGGCTCCAATGGAGTCACCTACCTCTCAGCCTGTTTCGCTGGCTGTACCAAACCA aACCTGACCAACTGTGCGTGTATACCCAGCAACAGCGAAGAAGCAGTGGCTTTACCAGGAAAGTGTCCCAGCCCAGGCTGTCAGCAAGCCTTCCTCACCTTCCTGTGTGTTATATGTGTGTGCAGCATGATTGGAGCTATGGCCCAGACACCCTCTGTCATCATCCTTATCAG AACTGTCAGTCCAGAGCTTAAATCCTACGCCCTTGGTGTTCTGTTCCTGCTTCTAAGATTAATAG GCTTCATCCCTCCCCCTCTGATCTTCGGCATGGGCATCGACTCCACCTGTCTGTTCTGGAGCTCCGTCTGCGGCGAGAAGGGAGCCTGCATGCTGTACGACAATGTGGCCTACAGGCATTTGTATGTCAGCATCGCCATCGTTCTCAAGTCATCAGCTTTCCTCCTGTACACCACCACATGGCAGTGTCTGAGAAAGAACTACAGGAAATACATCAAAAACAACGAGGGGTACCTCACGCCCACCGAACTCTTCGCCTCCAACGTGACTCTGGACAATTTGGGAAAAGATATCACGCAGAACCCAACCAACAGGACAAAATTCATATACAACCTGGAGGACCGTGAGACATGTGACAACATGGAGTCTGTTTTATAG
- the LOC101476567 gene encoding solute carrier organic anion transporter family member 3A1 isoform X1: protein MQVKNQICTERSSNDDPEQDDNQKKTSCFSNIKIFLVSECALMLAQGTVGAYLVSVLTTLERRFNLQSADVGVIASSFEIGNLALILFVSYFGAKAHRPRLIGCGGIVMALGALLSALPEFLTHQYEYEAGDSWHAEDGRDVCSNISRSENRDSGFKCGNRANTNMMYLLLIGAQVLLGIGATPVQPLGVSYIDDHVHRKDSSLYIGILFSTLVFGPACGFILGSVCTKVYVDAVFIDTSKLDITPDDPRWIGAWWGGFLLCGALLFLSALFMFGFPQALDEQDMDSGAESEQAMLPSSLSLEFQGSKPNGAIHGFDINSGLSVCQHLRVIPRVTRHLLSNPVFSCITLAACMEIAVVAGFAAFLGKYLEQQFNLTTSSANQLLGMTAIPCACLGIFLGGLLVKKLNLSALGAVRMAMLVNLVSTACYVSFLFLGCDTGPVAGVTVAYGNETLQSWQQPESACISNCNCYTASVSPVCGSNGVTYLSACFAGCTKPNLTNCACIPSNSEEAVALPGKCPSPGCQQAFLTFLCVICVCSMIGAMAQTPSVIILIRTVSPELKSYALGVLFLLLRLIGFIPPPLIFGMGIDSTCLFWSSVCGEKGACMLYDNVAYRHLYVSIAIVLKSSAFLLYTTTWQCLRKNYRKYIKNNEGYLTPTELFASNVTLDNLGKDITQNPTNRTKFIYNLEDRETCDNMESVL from the exons GTAAGTGTTCTGACCACTCTGGAGAGACGCTTCAACCTCCAGAGTGCAGATGTGGGTGTCATTGCCAGCAGCTTTGAAATCGGCAACCTGGCCCTCATCCTCTTTGTCAGCTACTTTGGCGCCAAGGCTCACCGGCCCCGGCTGATTGGCTGCGGTGGCATTGTCATGGCGTTGGGGGCCTTGCTGTCAGCCCTGCCAGAGTTCCTGACTCATCAGTATGAGTACGAGGCCGGTGACTCGTGGCATGCCGAGGATGGCAGGGATGTCTGCTCCAACATCTCCAGGTCAGAGAACAGAGACTCTGGGTTTAAATGCGGTAATCGAGCCAACACCAACATGATGTACCTTCTGCTCATCGGAGCCCAGGTCCTGCTGGGCATCGGGGCAACACCTGTTCAGCCCTTAGGAGTGTCCTACATTGATGACCATGTCCACAGAAAAGACTCCTCACTGTATATAG GTATCCTATTTTCAACTTTAGTGTTCGGCCCAGCTTGTGGCTTCATCTTAGGATCTGTCTGTACCAAAGTTTATGTTGATGCTGTTTTCATTGATACCA GTAAGCTGGACATCACCCCAGATGACCCTCGCTGGATCGGGGCGTGGTGGGGCGGCTTCCTCCTGTGTGGTGCCTTACTCTTCCTGTCCGCCCTCTTCATGTTCGGTTTCCCCCAGGCGCTGGATGAGCAGGACATGGACAGTGGAGCTGAGAGTGAGCAGGCCATGCTGCCTTCTTCCCTGAGCCTGGAGTTCCAGGGCTCTAAACCCAATGGAGCCATTCATGGCTTTGATATAAACAGCGGACTCTCAGTCTGTCAGCATCTGAGAG TGATCCCCCGGGTTACCAGGCACCTTCTCTCCAATCCAGTGTTCAGCTGCATCACGCTGGCAGCCTGCATGGAGATCGCTGTGGTTGCTGGCTTTGCTGCCTTTCTGGGCAAATACTTAGAGCAGCAATTCAACCTTACAACATCCTCAGCTAATCAGCTGCTAG GTATGACGGCCATCCCCTGTGCCTGTCTGGGAATCTTCCTCGGGGGACTCCTGGTTAAGAAATTGAACCTGTCAGCTCTGGGTGCTGTCCGCATGGCCATGCTGGTCAACCTGGTGTCCACTGCCTGCTATGTCTCTTTTCTCTTCCTAGGCTGTGACACTGGACCTGTCGCTGGGGTCACAGTGGCCTACGGCAATGA GACGTTGCAGTCTTGGCAGCAGCCTGAGTCAGCATGCATTAGTAACTGTAACTGTTACACTGCATCGGTGAGCCCTGTCTGTGGCTCCAATGGAGTCACCTACCTCTCAGCCTGTTTCGCTGGCTGTACCAAACCA aACCTGACCAACTGTGCGTGTATACCCAGCAACAGCGAAGAAGCAGTGGCTTTACCAGGAAAGTGTCCCAGCCCAGGCTGTCAGCAAGCCTTCCTCACCTTCCTGTGTGTTATATGTGTGTGCAGCATGATTGGAGCTATGGCCCAGACACCCTCTGTCATCATCCTTATCAG AACTGTCAGTCCAGAGCTTAAATCCTACGCCCTTGGTGTTCTGTTCCTGCTTCTAAGATTAATAG GCTTCATCCCTCCCCCTCTGATCTTCGGCATGGGCATCGACTCCACCTGTCTGTTCTGGAGCTCCGTCTGCGGCGAGAAGGGAGCCTGCATGCTGTACGACAATGTGGCCTACAGGCATTTGTATGTCAGCATCGCCATCGTTCTCAAGTCATCAGCTTTCCTCCTGTACACCACCACATGGCAGTGTCTGAGAAAGAACTACAGGAAATACATCAAAAACAACGAGGGGTACCTCACGCCCACCGAACTCTTCGCCTCCAACGTGACTCTGGACAATTTGGGAAAAGATATCACGCAGAACCCAACCAACAGGACAAAATTCATATACAACCTGGAGGACCGTGAGACATGTGACAACATGGAGTCTGTTTTATAG